In Mytilus edulis chromosome 6, xbMytEdul2.2, whole genome shotgun sequence, the following proteins share a genomic window:
- the LOC139527778 gene encoding uncharacterized protein, translating to MAQIYASLPNNDFGNEELVNDLSDEDPLQSDDGDVDIQEIVAEIGQHYDTSAHNNVSFIQTTNTEGDAYSALENAIGQLDKHEKCNKKSCANCSKPKRVENVSSLKKGQHISMPGQKSNFYIKAKRKLKRMYDHHAIIKEIKYTTGTKVSMVLIHLDRSGVHEETKEFDLREKEIYIVDYVFPRYDPDTIVARAESILTKKDKFKTYNLVTGNCEHFATWCVVGDGESFQVQSLRQKIADALSRLFGAGSKIAKGILRILFVSSDEIASGLSKAVPELVLGGAAALYLIYCIVMTILHVKDYKNGQICKSCLKGKLLDLWLTFGAFGLTSIITFLVLHFVVPAMVPAVGIPLIILLVLLAVAFQMIVPRLRKALSSPFSVDRVKVVNLGQIGIGDVLSHRYYGVKHTSIVTEVKVENDKKTKGRIRLVHYGSSALFGTRKIVEEYVEIDIHKSSIYVLDCKPLCTFEADIVVSRARSRIGDTKWAIFSNRSDHFSYWAKVQQYNNDFFDEVSNEEIRRPMPKTEASLFIEKRDIHRVEDLKIGDVVQSNVIGIIDYTGILSSIRYLDGQDGRKFEIEVYTYSFFWTINRKKYIVDLNKDSLDVKVYNPSQCHTMEQRVKNARDIENETGSWWTTEGFIEHCIELKSN from the coding sequence ATGGCACAGATATATGCATCTTTACCTAACAACGACTTCGGGAATGAAGAACTGGTGAATGATTTGTCAGATGAAGATCCTTTACAAAGTGATGACGGTGATGTGGATATCCAGGAAATCGTTGCTGAGATTGGACAACATTATGACACATCAGCACATAACAACGTATCTTTCATTCAGACAACAAATACAGAGGGCGACGCATATTCTGCCCTAGAAAATGCGATTGGCCAATTGGATAAACATGAAAAGTGTAACAAAAAGAGCTGTGCCAATTGTTCAAAACCAAAGAGAGTGGAAAATGTCTCAAGTTTAAAGAAAGGTCAGCACATATCGATGCCAGGCCAAAAATCCAACTTTTATATTAAAGCGAAACGAAAGCTAAAAAGAATGTACGACCACCATGCcataattaaagaaataaaatatacgACAGGTACAAAAGTTTCAATGGTTCTCATACATTTAGATCGATCAGGAGTGCATGAGGAAACCAAAGAATTTGATTTAAGGGAAAAAGAGATATATATTGTAGACTACGTTTTTCCTAGATACGACCCAGATACAATTGTGGCTAGAGCCGAATCCATTCttacaaaaaaagacaaattcaAAACCTACAATTTAGTAACAGGAAACTGCGAACATTTTGCAACCTGGTGTGTGGTGGGAGATGGCGAAAGTTTCCAGGTGCAAAGTCTGAGACAAAAAATTGCAGATGCTCTTTCTCGATTATTCGGTGCTGGTAGCAAAATTGCAAAGGGCATACTTCGAATATTATTCGTTTCCTCAGATGAAATTGCCAGTGGTCTAAGTAAAGCAGTACCAGAATTAGTTCTTGGTGGAGCAGCAGCCTTGTATTTAATATACTGTATTGTAATGACAATTTTGCATGTTAAAGATTATAAGAATGGACAGATTTGTAAGTCTTGTTTAAAGGGAAAGTTGTTAGACTTGTGGCTGACATTTGGAGCGTTTGGACTGACATCAATCATAACTTTCCTCGTTTTACACTTTGTTGTTCCTGCAATGGTACCTGCAGTCGGAATACCCCTTATAATTCTATTAGTCCTACTTGCGGTGGCTTTTCAAATGATTGTGCCGAGATTAAGGAAAGCGCTGAGCTCTCCATTTTCTGTTGACCGTGTTAAGGTGGTAAATTTAGGGCAAATTGGTATTGGTGATGTGCTTTCACATCGCTATTATGGTGTTAAACATACGAGTATTGTTACGGAGGTCAAGGTcgaaaatgataaaaagacaaaagGGCGGATTCGGTTGGTCCATTATGGATCTTCGGCATTATTTGGAACGAGAAAGATTGTTGAGGAATATGTTGAAATTGATATACATAAATCAAGTATATATGTATTGGATTGCAAACCTTTGTGCACATTTGAAGCTGACATTGTTGTAAGTAGAGCGAGAAGTCGAATTGGTGATACTAAATGGGCTATATTTTCAAACCGATCAGATCATTTTTCATATTGGGCCAAAGTTCAACAGTACAACAATGACTTTTTTGACGAAGTATCGAATGAAGAAATCAGAAGACCAATGCCAAAGACAGAAGCGTCACTCTTCATAGAAAAAAGAGATATTCATCGCGTAGAAGATCTAAAAATAGGTGACGTGGTTCAAAGCAATGTTATTGGAATAATCGATTATACCGGCATACTATCTTCAATAAGATATTTGGATGGCCAAGATGGACGTAAATTTGAAATAGAGGTTTACACATATTCGTTTTTCTGGACGATAAAtcgtaaaaaatatattgttgacCTTAATAAAGATAGCTTGGACGTAAAAGTATATAATCCCTCACAATGCCATACTATGGAACAACGTGTGAAAAATGCGCGGGACATTGAGAACGAGACAGGATCGTGGTGGACTACAGAGGGATTTATTGAACATTGCATCGAACTCAAATCGAATTGA